One genomic segment of Thermodesulfobacterium sp. TA1 includes these proteins:
- the carA gene encoding glutamine-hydrolyzing carbamoyl-phosphate synthase small subunit, with amino-acid sequence MKPLKALVMLEDGTYFWGRSFTITGETFGEIVFNTGMTGYQEILTDPSYYGQIVTMTYPLIGNYGINFEDMESDRVQVAGFIVREYQPFYSNWRAKKSLGEWLTENKILAVEGIDTRALTRHLRLYGSMKGGITTETLDPKKFLEKVKESPDYVGRDLVQYVTCKGPYYYGKQGKESLSHFKGEAKYKIAVLDCGLKFNQLRLFVERDAECLVFPCYTSAEEILSHNPDGIFLSNGPGDPAPLKHIVQTVKQLLGKKPIFGICLGHQILGQALGATTYKLKFGHRGINHPVLNLINKRVEITSQNHGFCVKKEELPKDTVLTHVNLNDETLEGIFVPELRAMSVQYHPENAPGPHDSVYLFDSFLKLVEGKIENIYP; translated from the coding sequence ATGAAACCATTAAAAGCCTTGGTAATGTTAGAAGACGGGACCTATTTTTGGGGAAGGTCTTTTACGATAACTGGAGAGACTTTTGGGGAAATAGTTTTTAACACCGGTATGACGGGATATCAAGAAATCCTTACCGATCCATCTTATTATGGACAGATAGTAACGATGACTTATCCTCTTATTGGGAATTATGGCATCAACTTTGAGGATATGGAAAGTGATAGAGTTCAAGTAGCAGGATTTATCGTAAGGGAATATCAGCCTTTTTATAGCAACTGGAGGGCCAAAAAATCCTTAGGTGAGTGGTTGACAGAAAATAAAATTTTAGCGGTAGAAGGTATAGATACCAGGGCTTTAACCAGGCACTTAAGGCTTTATGGTTCGATGAAAGGAGGAATAACCACAGAGACTTTAGATCCCAAAAAGTTTTTAGAAAAGGTTAAAGAAAGTCCTGATTACGTAGGAAGAGATTTGGTTCAGTATGTTACCTGTAAAGGACCTTATTACTATGGGAAACAGGGAAAAGAAAGTCTCTCTCATTTTAAAGGAGAGGCTAAGTATAAGATAGCGGTCTTAGATTGTGGCCTAAAGTTTAATCAGTTAAGACTTTTTGTAGAAAGGGATGCAGAGTGTTTGGTTTTTCCTTGTTATACTTCTGCTGAAGAAATACTTTCCCATAATCCTGACGGTATTTTCCTTTCTAATGGCCCAGGAGATCCGGCTCCATTAAAACATATCGTCCAAACAGTTAAGCAACTTTTAGGTAAAAAACCGATTTTTGGTATTTGTTTAGGGCATCAAATTTTAGGACAAGCTTTAGGAGCTACCACATATAAACTAAAGTTTGGACATAGAGGGATAAACCATCCGGTTTTAAACCTTATCAACAAAAGAGTAGAAATTACCTCTCAAAACCATGGTTTTTGTGTTAAAAAAGAAGAACTTCCTAAGGATACAGTGCTTACCCATGTAAACCTAAATGATGAAACCCTTGAAGGTATCTTTGTCCCAGAACTTAGGGCTATGTCTGTGCAATACCATCCTGAAAATGCACCAGGACCGCATGATTCAGTCTATCTTTTTGACAGCTTTCTAAAACTAGTGGAGGGAAAGATTGAAAATATATACCCCTAA
- the prfB gene encoding peptide chain release factor 2 (programmed frameshift), whose translation MKMQTQAYKNIDFEKVLNYFSEQLEDLRGCLDPASIKKRLSQIEETFQKSDIDWDSPATKNLLKERASLIERLNLFEDLEKDFAGICEWYALYKEEKTPDFLEFLSEEIEQFDKKLKTEESKLLLSDEYDYSSAILSIHAGTGGTDAQDWAYMLLKMYVKWAEKKGFSVKVVDSLPGEEAGIKSAVVLVEGPWAYGYLKGEKGVHRLVRISPFDANARRHTSFASVTVIPEIEENIEIEIRTEDLRIETMRAGGHGGQHVNKTESAVRITHIPTGIVVTCQNERSQHLNKAIALKILKSRLYQLEKQKLEQKKESLIGEKKEIGWGNQIRSYILHPYRVIKDHRTQLEVFKVEDVLDGEIDDFIREYLLWEAKQKLNHKK comes from the exons ATGAAAATGCAGACTCAAGCTTATAAAAACATAGATTTTGAAAAGGTATTAAACTATTTTTCTGAGCAACTTGAGGATTTAAGGGGGTGTCTT GACCCTGCTTCTATCAAGAAGCGTCTTTCTCAGATAGAAGAAACCTTTCAGAAAAGTGACATCGATTGGGACTCCCCAGCTACTAAAAACCTTCTTAAAGAACGTGCAAGCCTGATAGAAAGGTTGAACCTTTTTGAAGATTTAGAGAAAGATTTTGCTGGTATTTGCGAGTGGTATGCCCTATATAAAGAGGAGAAAACCCCTGATTTTTTAGAATTTCTTTCAGAAGAAATAGAACAATTTGATAAAAAATTAAAAACAGAAGAAAGTAAGCTTCTGCTTTCTGACGAGTATGATTATTCTTCTGCTATTTTAAGTATACATGCAGGCACCGGAGGCACAGATGCCCAAGATTGGGCCTATATGTTGTTAAAAATGTATGTTAAATGGGCTGAAAAGAAGGGATTTTCGGTAAAGGTAGTAGATAGCCTTCCTGGAGAAGAGGCAGGTATAAAGAGTGCTGTGGTTTTGGTAGAAGGTCCTTGGGCTTATGGTTATCTTAAAGGAGAAAAAGGTGTACATAGATTGGTTAGGATTTCTCCGTTTGATGCTAACGCAAGAAGACATACCTCTTTTGCTTCAGTAACGGTTATTCCTGAGATAGAAGAAAACATAGAAATAGAAATAAGGACTGAAGACCTAAGAATTGAAACCATGAGGGCAGGAGGTCATGGAGGTCAACATGTAAACAAAACAGAGAGTGCAGTAAGGATTACACATATTCCTACAGGTATAGTCGTTACCTGTCAAAACGAAAGAAGTCAGCATCTTAACAAGGCTATTGCTTTAAAAATATTAAAATCAAGGCTGTATCAATTAGAAAAACAAAAGCTTGAACAGAAAAAGGAAAGCCTGATTGGAGAAAAAAAAGAAATAGGTTGGGGGAACCAAATTAGAAGCTATATCCTTCATCCTTACCGGGTGATAAAAGACCATCGTACTCAATTAGAGGTTTTTAAAGTAGAAGATGTATTAGACGGGGAGATCGACGATTTTATAAGAGAATATCTTTTATGGGAAGCCAAACAAAAACTTAACCATAAAAAATAA
- a CDS encoding histone deacetylase — MVQKVAIIFDEIFLKHDPGNFHPEKPERLKIILDRLKDEGLKSRIEIFSPERATKEEILWNHSESLYHLIENTRGKGYFQIDADTVANEYSFDAACYAVGAQKTGLKLLFEEGFKYAFTLVRPPGHHAEKDRAMGFCLFNNIALAAHYAKNLYGIKRILIIDFDLHHGNGTQKSFYYTDEVLFFSTHQYPYYPGTGNYNEIGAGYGIGYTINVPLKAGCGNDDFIFFYQSLLKPIAFQYKPQLVLISAGFDCMINDPLGDFEVTLEGIARITELFKEIAYNFANGKILFTLEGGYNLKNLSEGIFTIVQKLVEEEVVYPFSEVSPTSYALDLFRKIKDMLTFKGIWDV, encoded by the coding sequence ATGGTGCAGAAGGTTGCCATAATTTTTGATGAAATATTTTTAAAGCATGACCCTGGCAATTTTCATCCTGAAAAACCTGAGAGGCTTAAAATTATTTTAGATAGATTAAAAGATGAAGGTTTAAAATCAAGGATAGAAATTTTTTCTCCTGAAAGGGCAACAAAGGAAGAAATTCTTTGGAACCATTCTGAAAGTTTGTACCATCTTATAGAAAATACCAGGGGAAAAGGGTATTTCCAAATAGATGCCGATACAGTAGCTAATGAATATTCGTTTGATGCTGCCTGTTATGCGGTGGGAGCTCAAAAAACCGGATTAAAGCTTCTGTTTGAAGAAGGTTTTAAGTATGCGTTTACTTTGGTGAGGCCACCAGGGCATCATGCAGAAAAAGATCGTGCTATGGGTTTTTGTCTTTTTAACAATATAGCCCTTGCAGCACATTATGCAAAAAATCTCTATGGAATTAAAAGGATTTTAATCATAGATTTTGACCTTCATCATGGAAACGGGACACAAAAATCTTTTTATTACACAGATGAAGTATTGTTTTTTTCAACCCACCAATATCCTTATTATCCAGGAACAGGCAATTACAATGAAATAGGAGCTGGTTATGGTATAGGATATACTATAAATGTACCTTTAAAGGCTGGTTGCGGAAATGATGATTTTATCTTTTTTTACCAAAGTCTTCTTAAACCTATAGCTTTTCAGTATAAACCCCAACTTGTGCTTATTTCTGCAGGGTTTGATTGTATGATAAACGATCCTTTAGGAGATTTTGAGGTTACCCTTGAAGGGATTGCAAGGATTACCGAGTTATTTAAGGAAATAGCTTATAATTTTGCAAACGGGAAGATTTTATTTACTTTAGAAGGGGGTTATAACCTTAAAAATCTTTCAGAAGGTATCTTCACGATAGTTCAAAAGTTGGTAGAAGAAGAGGTAGTTTATCCTTTTTCTGAGGTTTCTCCTACTTCTTATGCCTTGGACCTTTTTAGAAAAATAAAAGATATGCTTACTTTTAAAGGAATTTGGGATGTCTAA
- a CDS encoding helix-turn-helix domain-containing protein, with amino-acid sequence MRKRSRFITVDDVKFVYENYAKMSASEIAEVLGISKFQVNKIVNELRKRGINVPKKIGRKVNVYDQFIEMLKKEKKS; translated from the coding sequence ATGAGAAAAAGGAGTAGATTTATTACAGTAGATGATGTAAAATTTGTGTATGAAAACTATGCCAAAATGAGTGCTTCTGAAATAGCAGAAGTTTTAGGTATTAGTAAATTTCAAGTAAACAAAATCGTAAACGAATTAAGAAAAAGAGGTATTAATGTTCCTAAAAAAATAGGTAGAAAGGTCAATGTTTACGACCAATTTATAGAAATGTTAAAAAAAGAAAAAAAGAGCTAA
- a CDS encoding bifunctional riboflavin kinase/FAD synthetase, which yields MKIYTPKDFPLPFETAITIGSFDGIHLGHKNLFKETVALSAELGVTPLLVSFDPHPRTVLFPEANFKLLTTFEEKLNLLSQLNIENIAIIPFSVNISQLTPDLFVQEYLVDQLRAKGVVIGFNFRFGRKREGDPGFLKTLGEKFGFVVRIVNPVMVDHTPVSSTLIRQTIEKGDIEKANRFLGHYYFLIGKVVKGQGIGKGLGFPTANIEVPKNKLLPPPGVYAVWVYYQNQKFKGAMNIGFRPTFDQKQLAIEVHILDFNQELYGKQIKVEFVKRVRAEKKFHSVEELKTQITQDCRLIEKCLT from the coding sequence TTGAAAATATATACCCCTAAGGATTTTCCACTACCTTTTGAAACAGCCATTACCATAGGAAGCTTTGATGGGATTCACTTGGGACATAAAAACCTGTTTAAAGAAACTGTTGCTCTTAGTGCAGAATTAGGTGTAACCCCTCTATTAGTTTCCTTTGACCCTCATCCCAGAACGGTTCTTTTTCCAGAAGCAAACTTTAAACTTTTAACTACTTTTGAGGAAAAATTAAATTTACTTTCTCAGCTAAACATAGAAAACATAGCCATTATTCCTTTTTCTGTTAACATTTCCCAGCTTACTCCAGACCTTTTTGTACAAGAATATTTGGTTGACCAGCTTAGGGCTAAAGGGGTAGTTATAGGGTTTAATTTTAGGTTTGGAAGAAAAAGAGAAGGGGACCCTGGATTTTTAAAAACCTTGGGAGAAAAATTTGGGTTTGTAGTAAGGATAGTAAATCCGGTAATGGTAGACCATACCCCGGTTTCCAGCACTTTGATAAGACAAACGATAGAAAAAGGAGATATAGAAAAGGCTAATCGTTTTCTTGGACACTATTATTTTTTGATAGGTAAAGTAGTAAAAGGACAAGGTATAGGTAAGGGTTTGGGTTTTCCTACAGCTAATATTGAAGTACCTAAAAATAAATTATTGCCTCCTCCCGGAGTTTATGCAGTCTGGGTTTATTATCAAAATCAAAAGTTTAAAGGAGCGATGAATATAGGCTTTAGACCTACTTTTGACCAAAAACAACTTGCAATTGAGGTTCACATTTTAGACTTTAATCAAGAATTATATGGCAAACAAATAAAAGTAGAGTTTGTAAAAAGAGTGAGAGCAGAAAAAAAATTCCACTCTGTAGAAGAGCTTAAAACTCAAATCACCCAAGATTGTCGTTTAATAGAAAAATGTTTAACTTAG